In Candidatus Schekmanbacteria bacterium, the DNA window CTAAAGCTTTCATTGCTTCCCTAGTGGCTAAGGCGAGTTTCTGATGGCGTGCAAAAACATTTTCAAGTCCTTCCTCTTTGATTCTTGTCAAGACTTGGTCGAGTCCCATAATCAGTGAGACAGCTGGAGTATATGATGTTTGATTTTTGAGATGATTTTTTCTTTCCTTTTTAAGGTCAAAATAGAACTTTGGAAGATTCGAAGTTTCTGCAAATTTCCATGCTTTGTCGCTCAATGTAATGAAGGCAAGCCCCGGCGGAAGCATAAAGGCTTTTTGTGAGCCGCCTGCAACGACATCGAGATTCCATTCATCAGTTTTTATATCGAAAACACCTATACCTGTTATTCCATCAACTATCAGAATGGTGTTTTCTCTTTGAGCCACAATTTTCCCAAGTGCTTCTACATCGTGCTTTACACCTGTCGATGTTTCAGATGCCTGAACACATACAGCTTTGATTTCCGGGTCTTTTTTGAGATGGTCTTCGACAATCTGTGGATCAACAGCTTTTCCCCATTCGACATCGACTATAATAGGATTTACACCATATGTTTTACATATGAGCCCCCATCTTTCGCCAAACTTTCCTCCGTTTACAACTAATGCCTTGTCTCCAGATGACAATGTATTTACAATTGCGCTTTCCATAGCGCCTGTACCTGATGATGCAAGAACGATAACATCGTTTTTTGTTTGAAATACATATTTTAAGCCTTCTCTTACTCTTTCAAAGAGTTCAGAAAATACGGGTGCTCTATGGTGAATAATCGGTTCAGCCATTCTCAATAAAACATCAGGCGGAACAGGAGTTGGACCGGGTGCCAGCAAATAATCCTTGATAACCATTTTCATCTAATCCTCCACATCCAAAATTTACTGTTTTACTTCATCGATTAGCCAGAATTTTTGAAACTGAAAATGAAAATTATCAGAGCCGTATAACCATGTCAAGAGATAAAGGAATAGCAAAGTATGCTGAAAAATATATCTTATTAATCAATAGGTTATTAGGTCATAAGGGAGATTTGAAATTCAAAATATGCATTTTTTGAAGCAAATGGCAAAAATGTTCAGGATTTCTTCCTTTTTACCCTAAAAAAATATTGCATTGAGATAGCCAATCATTGTATTTTGCTCATTTGAAGTTTAGATAAAAGAAAAGTACTCTTGGTATCAAAAAATTGAGACAGAGAAATTGAAATGAGGTTTTCATTCAAAATAAATGTTTTAGACCGCTACATTTTTAGTGAGATTATTGTCCCCTTTCTTTCTCTTCTGCTCATTTGCACGATGCTCGTTGTTTTGGGGAATCTGGGCACCTTGATGGAATTGCTTATAAATAAGGGTGCGGGGTTTATCAATATGGTGTTGATGATAAGTTATATCGTTCCGCAATTTTTAGGATTCATTATCCCGATTGCCCTTTTTTTCGCTGTAATTTCAGCTATGGTGAGATTGTCATCCGACAGGGAGATAGATGCCTTGAAAGCGTCAGGAATAAGTCTTTACCGCATTGCGAGACCCGTTATATTTTTTTCAGCCATATGCTGGCTTGCCGCTACAATCATTATGACAGATGTAGCACCGCGCGCATATGAGAGATTCAAGGAGCAATCCATTGAAGTTTTGCGCTCGAGCGCAACGATTGGGCTTAAGCCGGTAATGTTTAATGAGATAACAGAGGGGCTTGTCATTTATGCTGAAGATATCGATTCGAATGGGAAGTTAAAGGGAGTGCTGATTTCTGATAGCAGGGATGAGAAGCACAAAAAAGTAATTTTTGCGAGAAAAGGAAAAATTTTGCCTTCATCAGGGGAAGGTTCATATACCAAGATTGCTCTTGAAGATGGCACAATCCATATCAGAGGAGATGTAACTAATGAATATCGAATGCTTCGTTTTGAAGATTTTGATTTTAGAATTGATTTATCGAAACAGATTAACAATACTATGAAGAAATCCTATAGAATGATGTCCGTGAATAGTCTTATTGGGGAGCTTTCCAAATACAATGAAGGTGATAGTGAATATAATACAATCCTTATCAGTTTGAATCAGAAATTTGCAATACCCTTTATGTGTCTTGTATTTGGAATTCTTGGAATCCCCTTTGGAATCATCTTTCAACGAAGCAGCCGTGAGCCGGGATATGTGATATGCATTCTTCTTATGATAATCTTTTTTGTCGTTTTTATGGGCGGCAAACGAATGGGAGAGGAGGGAGTCTTGAATCCGGTAATAAGCACTTGGTTTCCTGATTTAATCTTTTTTGCCATTGGACTATATCTTTTTGAAAGGGTATCGCGAGATAAAAGCTCATGGATACTTGAACTTTCACAGAGAATTTCTGCGGCTATTGAACGGTTCAATGAAAAGATTATCGGACAGAAGGATTTCTGAGTATTTCCTGATAGACCTTTATATGTTTTTCAGCTTCTAATGGAGGCGAGTAGTTTTCTTTGATAAATTTCGATGCCTTTTCACCCATTGAAAGAGCAAGATTTTGATTGGCTAAAAGTGTGGTAATATGCTTTTCCAGTTCATCTAAATTGTTTGCAATAAATCCTGTTTTTTCGTTGGAGATGATTTCAGCGGCAGAGCCCTTGTTAAGTGATATTACAGGAGTGCCGCATGCCATTGATTCAAGTATGGTCCTCATACTGCCGTCATTTCCTTCTTCAAGGACGCAAGCTGCAGTCATAGCACGGTAAGCTTTTGGAAGCTCGTCTTTGAGATAACCTGTGAATATTACAGAATTACTGATATTTAGTTCAACTACAGCCTTTTCCATTCGTTTCTTTTCTTCACCTTTTCCAATCAGTAAAAGCTTTGCTTTGGGGAAATTATTCAAGACCTTTTTGAAGAGTGAAATCAATTCATTATGCCCTCTCCCTTTTTTGAAGCGGGCTACCATTCCAATTATTCCGTCCTCCTTTTTAAGTTTGAATTTGTTGAGAAAGCTATCAGATGAAATGTCTTTGTTGAACCTGCTTGTGTCAACTGATGCATGGATTGATAAGGTTTTTGAAGCCAATGAACTATAGTTTTCTATGAGTTTCGCTTTAAGAATGTCTGAAATACATATGAGCTTTGAATTAAGATTATTATAAAGAATCCTATAATTGCTTCTTTTTACCGTTGATTTGCTGTTATGGAGCGTCCTTATGACAGGTGGTTTTCGTTTCGATAGCATCGAGGCAAAAGCGCTTACCCAATTGTCATGTGAAAGATGCGAGTGGATTATATCGATACCTTTTATATCAATCAGTTTTGCAAGATTGTATACTTCTGACATAAGAGCGAGAGGTGATTTTCCTGAGTAGAGGTCGATGTTTTTATAGAGGCGAAAGCCTTCATTTCTCAATTTGTCAGATAGATTCCCTTTCGATACAGGCGATATTACAGAAACTTTTACTTCATCTTTAGAATTCAATTCCTTAAGAAGGAGAAAAAGCGGTTGCGCGGCGCCTGTAAGGTTTTTCACGCTTATTGTATGAAGAACTTTTATCGGTTTTATTTTCTCCATAGCGATTCAAAGATTGATTCTGACAAAATCAAGATGCCAGTTATTTGCTTTTTTGGCAAGTATATCGCCTTTTGGAGATAAACGGCAAGAGTGTAATAGAAAGGGGTCAGGCTTTAAAGCAATCAGAGGGTAGTTTTAAAATCCTGAACCCCCTTGAAAATCTTAGGTGGCGGCTCTTCCTAAAGCAATGAACATATCACTTGTTGTAACTCCCGGATGACCCTTTTCTTCAGCAACCTTTTCTGCTAAATTTATCAAGCCCTTCATCCTCTCATCATCTACATTCTTGTTCAGAAGCAGAGCTGACATCGAATGAAGAGCATGCTGGCACCAAAGTGAATTGGTCATTGCCTGTACTTTGTCAACACATTCATTCACTTCCTTTTCAACAGCTTGCTCTTCGCATTCTGCTCCAAATACAGGGTCGCACTCGAGACATGCGGCATAGTGAAACATATTCTCTCCTTCTACTGCAGGAGGATTTTCTTCAAGTTTTTTGTATTCTGTATTTACTGCAAGTTCTGCAAATGCAAGGTCATAGAGGACTGTTGTAATTCCGTGAAGACCGTCCGGCTTCTGCAGTTTCTTCTTCAATGAATCAGGACGAACTATTTTATCTGCAAGGGAGGGGTCTTTTGCAATGTCTTCTGCAAGTTTTTGAACCTTTTGCGCTGTTTCTATTGGCACAGTGCCGTCAGCAAGAGCAGAACTAAGATTGAATCTTGCATGACAACACCATTCCATTGTTTCTGTTTTTGCTATTTTAAAACGGCTTGCCCCAGATACGGCTTCAAGACTTTTGCAGGTTTCTCTCAACTTTTTATTACAGCTTTGGCACATATGGATATACTTTAAAGCTCTTTCAGGAATCCATCCCGAGCTTTTTTTCTTCTCGAAGGTAGCAAGACTCTCTTTGTCAAACTGCCTTTCACCTATCTCTTCTCTATATTTGGATAAGCAAGTGGAAGAACAAAAATACTTTTCATTCAATTCCATTGCGTCTTTGATTTTTATTTCTTTACTGCATATAAGACATTTAGTCTCCATATTTGCCTCCTTTAAAAAAAAATTTTTTATGAAGGGTTTATCTTCCTCCTACACTCTTTTTGTTATTTTTCTTGAATAAAAGTGTCAAGATTTAATATGTTAATTTTATGTAAAAGAAATATGGATTTTCAATTTTCCTTCTTTTCCTTTTGAGGCGACCAATAATTCTTTTGAGAATCGATGAAAAAATAGGATACCTTTTTGAAGAAACCGTTTATAGGCGAAAGTCTTTTCTCTAATTCTTGAATATTCCCTTTATTGATTACAATGCGAGGATATAAAAAAGATGTTTTTCTTTTGCTTTCGAGAGAAAATGCCAATTTATAGCCAACTTCTTCCGCAATCTGCAAAAGGGCACTGTTGTAGACTCCCCATGGGAGACTCATTAGTTCGACTCTTGCGGATACAATTTCTTCTATGAGTTCTTTTGACCTTTTCAAATCATTTTTTATTCGTTTAATGTAATTGCTTTCTGATTCCATTGATTCATCATCAGATAGATAATTATTCTTCTCTCTTTTACAAAAGATATGGAGTTTTTTTTCAACCTTCTCCCAATTTGAAGGTAGATTCTTCTCCGCAAGAATCTCTTTACATTTTTCCGATACTCTTCTTAATGATTTTTTTGACGGCAAAAATCTTTTGAAGGCAAGGGATGGATAAAGGCGATATAAAGGCATTCCTGTCACAAGATAATGATTTGCCGCATAGGGCAATGACCAGTGATGAATGAAATCAGGATTATAGAAGGAATGAATCTTATTGTTTGAATAATGGAGTAGGTGGCTGTGGCTATGGGATTGAAATTCAACTATTCCTGATTTTTGCATTTCAATTATGTTGTCAATATTTAGAAAACCACTTTTTTTCTGCTTTTCTATATATTGTTGATGAGCTTTATGAGCATCCAAAACCTCGCCATCGTGATTGCCTATTCTTGAAGTTATCAAAAAAACTGTAATCTTTACTCCATATTTCTTAATCAAAGGAAAAACATATTCATATACATCATAATACCCATCATCGATTGTCATTGCTATTTCTTTGGAGGTTGCTTTTGCATTGTTAATTTTTTCTGGAAGTTCGCTTGCAAATCGAAATGAGTATCCTGAATTCAATAGGAATTTCAAATGTTCTTCAAAACAAGTAGGAGTAATTTTGGAATACTGGCTTATTGAATGATATGTAAGAACAGGAATCATCATTTTTTTTGAAGATTCAAAATTAAAATTTATAAGACATCTCTTTTATTCAATCTTTTACCTCATTGTAGATGTTGATAAGGCAATTCATATGTTTATCAATATCAAAATTTCCTGATTTTGATTTACATCTTTTTGACATCTCTTTTCTAATTTCATCTTTTGCCAATTCATTCATCAAATTTGAAATTTCCACGATATCATCAGGTTTCGAAACTACATATCCTTCACTGCCGTTTTCAATGATTTCAGAAAATCCATTTATGGCTGTTGTAATTACAGGAATCCCATAAGCCATTGCTTCAAGGCATACATTAGAGAAAGGGTCATAATGAGTGGGATGAACTAGTATATCTCCAGATGAATAAATATCCTGCATTTCGTCTGTAATTTTGCCAAGAAAGATAAATCTATCTTCGATCTTTCTTTCTTTCAACAAGGATAAATATCTTTTTTTATTGCCGCCTCCTGCAACTATGACATAGCTTTTATTTTTTATTTCGTCAGGAAGGAATGAATAAGCATTTATCAATTCCTTCAATCCCTTTAAAGAAAAATTTCCTGCGGCGAAAAGATAACACAAAGAATCTTCACCTATATTATGAGCACTCCTAAAAGATTTCCTTCGTTTTTGCCTTTCTTCCTCAGAGACGATATCTATGAGGATGGGATTGTAGAGCACTTCTATTTTTTCTTCTTCAATAAAATATTTTCTTACAAGAAGACTTTTGATTCTCTTTGAAGGAGCAATCAGTTTTCTGAATTTTTTTCTGCTGAATATATTTTTCTCAATGAGTCGAACCATCAAACTGTGAAAACTGAAAGATGATATTCCTCCTCCTTTATTGGAGATATAATCGTTATGTAATCCTCCTCCTAATCTATATATATTGGCGGGAATTGTTTTTCCTGATGATTGAATAATGTCGTATTTCTTGTTTTTCAGGGCTGATGATGAGGTCAATAGAAAAGAGAGAAGAAATGCTGATGCCGGTTTTTTTATTGCACCAATTTTATGGATATGAATACCTTTGATCGGCTCAGTTTCGATTTTAGAAGTATAATAATCAACACAAGCGCCTCGTTTCGACAATTCCTTTGTAATTCTGAAAAGATACTTTTCAGTCCCTCCTACAGTTGAATATTTAGAGTGGACAAAGGCAATCTTCAATCCCTTAGCCGATGAATTATTTATAAGATTCATAGTTTTTCAAAACTTCATAATAAAGATGTTCCGTCCTTAACACTGCTTCATCTAAGTCAAATTCTTTCTCAGCTTTTTTGAGCGCCGCCTGTGAAAGTTTTTGACGAAGAGTTGGATTATCGATTAAAGAGAGAATGCCTTTTTCAATTTCTTCACTTTTTCCTGCCTTGACGAGTATACCTTCTACTTTATCCCTTATTATTTCTCTTATTGGAGGTATATCGGATGCAATGACAGGGATGCCGCAAATCATCGCCTCTTTGATTGCTGAGGGTGAACCTTCACCTTCGATTGTGGGATGTATAAGAATATAGAATCGAGAAATAAGGTTTTCCACATCCTTCCTGAACCCCGCAAATTTTACTCTTTCTTCAATATTTCTTTTTCTGCATTCCAGTTTCAATTCCTTTTTTAGAGGACCTTCACCAACGATAATGAGAAAGACATTTTTTCCCTTTTGAGCAATCTTTTCCACTGCTTCCAAAAGAAGTGAATGTCCCTTGTGCTTTGAAAGATGACTTACTGTGCCGAGTATGAAAGCGTCATTGGGGAGAGAAAATTCTTCTTTTATACTATATGACA includes these proteins:
- a CDS encoding alanine--glyoxylate aminotransferase family protein, translating into MVIKDYLLAPGPTPVPPDVLLRMAEPIIHHRAPVFSELFERVREGLKYVFQTKNDVIVLASSGTGAMESAIVNTLSSGDKALVVNGGKFGERWGLICKTYGVNPIIVDVEWGKAVDPQIVEDHLKKDPEIKAVCVQASETSTGVKHDVEALGKIVAQRENTILIVDGITGIGVFDIKTDEWNLDVVAGGSQKAFMLPPGLAFITLSDKAWKFAETSNLPKFYFDLKKERKNHLKNQTSYTPAVSLIMGLDQVLTRIKEEGLENVFARHQKLALATREAMKALGLELLADQPSDAVTAVKAPEGISGGDIVKTLRNKYRMTIAGGQEHLKGKIFRIAHLGYSDQFDVVNAVSAVEQTLKSLGYPVELGKGVQKALEILGN
- the lptF gene encoding LPS export ABC transporter permease LptF, which gives rise to MRFSFKINVLDRYIFSEIIVPFLSLLLICTMLVVLGNLGTLMELLINKGAGFINMVLMISYIVPQFLGFIIPIALFFAVISAMVRLSSDREIDALKASGISLYRIARPVIFFSAICWLAATIIMTDVAPRAYERFKEQSIEVLRSSATIGLKPVMFNEITEGLVIYAEDIDSNGKLKGVLISDSRDEKHKKVIFARKGKILPSSGEGSYTKIALEDGTIHIRGDVTNEYRMLRFEDFDFRIDLSKQINNTMKKSYRMMSVNSLIGELSKYNEGDSEYNTILISLNQKFAIPFMCLVFGILGIPFGIIFQRSSREPGYVICILLMIIFFVVFMGGKRMGEEGVLNPVISTWFPDLIFFAIGLYLFERVSRDKSSWILELSQRISAAIERFNEKIIGQKDF
- a CDS encoding glycosyltransferase family 1 protein — encoded protein: MEKIKPIKVLHTISVKNLTGAAQPLFLLLKELNSKDEVKVSVISPVSKGNLSDKLRNEGFRLYKNIDLYSGKSPLALMSEVYNLAKLIDIKGIDIIHSHLSHDNWVSAFASMLSKRKPPVIRTLHNSKSTVKRSNYRILYNNLNSKLICISDILKAKLIENYSSLASKTLSIHASVDTSRFNKDISSDSFLNKFKLKKEDGIIGMVARFKKGRGHNELISLFKKVLNNFPKAKLLLIGKGEEKKRMEKAVVELNISNSVIFTGYLKDELPKAYRAMTAACVLEEGNDGSMRTILESMACGTPVISLNKGSAAEIISNEKTGFIANNLDELEKHITTLLANQNLALSMGEKASKFIKENYSPPLEAEKHIKVYQEILRNPSVR
- a CDS encoding polysaccharide deacetylase family protein — protein: MMIPVLTYHSISQYSKITPTCFEEHLKFLLNSGYSFRFASELPEKINNAKATSKEIAMTIDDGYYDVYEYVFPLIKKYGVKITVFLITSRIGNHDGEVLDAHKAHQQYIEKQKKSGFLNIDNIIEMQKSGIVEFQSHSHSHLLHYSNNKIHSFYNPDFIHHWSLPYAANHYLVTGMPLYRLYPSLAFKRFLPSKKSLRRVSEKCKEILAEKNLPSNWEKVEKKLHIFCKREKNNYLSDDESMESESNYIKRIKNDLKRSKELIEEIVSARVELMSLPWGVYNSALLQIAEEVGYKLAFSLESKRKTSFLYPRIVINKGNIQELEKRLSPINGFFKKVSYFFIDSQKNYWSPQKEKKEN
- a CDS encoding glycosyltransferase family 1 protein, whose protein sequence is MNLINNSSAKGLKIAFVHSKYSTVGGTEKYLFRITKELSKRGACVDYYTSKIETEPIKGIHIHKIGAIKKPASAFLLSFLLTSSSALKNKKYDIIQSSGKTIPANIYRLGGGLHNDYISNKGGGISSFSFHSLMVRLIEKNIFSRKKFRKLIAPSKRIKSLLVRKYFIEEEKIEVLYNPILIDIVSEEERQKRRKSFRSAHNIGEDSLCYLFAAGNFSLKGLKELINAYSFLPDEIKNKSYVIVAGGGNKKRYLSLLKERKIEDRFIFLGKITDEMQDIYSSGDILVHPTHYDPFSNVCLEAMAYGIPVITTAINGFSEIIENGSEGYVVSKPDDIVEISNLMNELAKDEIRKEMSKRCKSKSGNFDIDKHMNCLINIYNEVKD
- a CDS encoding glycosyltransferase family 1 protein, with protein sequence MKEKEEAKKLRILHINAEKEYRGGEMQTLLLSKKLIERGHQNIICCQPESGIEKECNKAKVPFFTVKMKSDADIIAAFKIMRWISNNTIDIIHTHNPRALAMGFFIKLLNFGIPHIYTRRIDFPLKSGVLSMMKYNRGADKIIALSNSVKDSLLKGGVDENKIVLIRGGIEKERFQKKNLSYSIKEEFSLPNDAFILGTVSHLSKHKGHSLLLEAVEKIAQKGKNVFLIIVGEGPLKKELKLECRKRNIEERVKFAGFRKDVENLISRFYILIHPTIEGEGSPSAIKEAMICGIPVIASDIPPIREIIRDKVEGILVKAGKSEEIEKGILSLIDNPTLRQKLSQAALKKAEKEFDLDEAVLRTEHLYYEVLKNYESYK